One Spinacia oleracea cultivar Varoflay chromosome 4, BTI_SOV_V1, whole genome shotgun sequence DNA segment encodes these proteins:
- the LOC130459218 gene encoding uncharacterized protein translates to MEKIAKIDPKVVDYLSQVPKQWSRHKFEPQVVYDHNTTNFVESFNACTKPFRDMPVYTLMEEAGSWCMKKIGSRFGKAIEMGPNQLTEYAAGVLEERSQQSRFCSVTAAVGGEYEVKEGAVKYPIKLDARTCGCGVWQISGIPCRHGLRVIYHQRLEATDFVSHYFKGQAYKLTYSEHMHPMPDPTQWPSFDLSIILPPPMKRASGRPPKLRKRGKHDTRIKNIRMPFFIAPCINFFCCSSFFFIW, encoded by the exons ATGGAGAAGATTGCCAAAATTGATCCAAAGGTTGTTGATTATCTGTCCCAAGTGCCAAAGCAGTGGTCAAGGCACAAGTTTGAACCACAAGTGGTTTATGATCACAACACCACCAATTTTGTTGAATCTTTCAACGCTTGTACCAAGCCTTTTAGAGACATGCCAGTGTACACTCTGATGGAAG AGGCTGGGAGTTGGTGTATGAAGAAGATTGGGTCTAGATTTGGCAAGGCTATAGAAATGGGACCAAACCAATTGACTGAATATGCTGCTGGGGTATTAGAAGAGAGGAGTCAACAGTCTAGGTTTTGTTCTGTAACAGCTGCTGTGGGAGGGGAATATGAAGTGAAAGAGGGGGCTGTCAAATACCCTATTAAGTTAGATGCAAGGACTTGTGGTTGTGGAGTATGGCAAATATCTGGCATACCTTGCAGACATGGCCTTAGGGTTATTTACCACCAAAGACTTGAGGCTACTGATTTTGTGTCTCACTACTTCAAAGGGCAAGCATACAAGTTAACTTACTCAGAGCACATGCACCCCATGCCTGACCCAACCCAATGGCCTTCTTTTGACCTTTCTATTATCCTCCCACCACCCATGAAGAGAGCATCAGGTAGACCCCCTAAACTGAGAAAAAGAGGTAAACATGATACTAGAATAAAAAACATTAGAATGCCATTTTTTATAGCTCCATGCATTAATTTCTTTTGTTGCTCgagtttcttcttcatttggtga